Genomic DNA from Leptospira venezuelensis:
AGATTAGTCGAATCGAAATTCTAATTCGAAAAATTATCTCATGGAAGTAAGATCTCTATAAGCTCTTACAACCCCATCAGCTAATGTTTTAGTGAATGTGAGCGCTACTCTTGCTTTTTCAGAAGCAACCATTACTTCGTGAGCATCCACACTATTCGGATCATATACCATTTTTTGAGTGAGTTCGTCTGCTTCTACCTGTAGATCGTTTACAGATTTGAATGCGTTTCTCATTGCTTCTGAAAAACTTTCAGCAACATAGTCAGGAGCCACAGGTTCTTTCACATCTCCGTAATGACGTTGGTCATCTATCTTTACGGAAACCTTGTCTCCTTTTGGAGAAAGTGGAAAGCGAGAATCGGAATATCCGGAGTTATAGTTGTACCAAAGTTTGGAATTAAAATCTACGTTCATTCTTCTCTCCTATTAAGCTCTTCCGATCTCTAAGGCTTTATTGAACATAGCCTTGGATCCGTTGATCATCTGGACGTTTGCCTCGTAGGATCTGGAAGCAGAGATCATGTCCGTCATTTCGGTGACTATATTTACGTTCGGCATTTCCACATAGCCTTTTTTAGGTCCGATCTGGATCGCGTCAGGATGGGTCGGATCATAAGTTAATCGTAAAGGACTCATATCCTTCTCGATTTTCATTACTTTCACACCTTTACCTTCTCCAGGAGAAAGACCAAAAGGATAAACTGGACTTTTCCATTTAGTTCTAAGATTTACAGGAGTAAGGATCACTCTGTCCCTGCGGAAAGGGCCGTCTCCATTAGTATTCCTTGTAGTGGTTGCGTTCGCGATATTGTTTCCGATCACATCCATACGAAGTCTTTGTGCGGAAAGTCCAGTGGCGGAGATATTAACTGCGCTAAATAGTCCCATCTTCTTCCTCTAAATCTTAGCTATGTCTCTATTGAGATTAAGCCAACCTCATTACGTTTTTCAAATCACGGAAGTTTGCATTCATTCTTTCGACCATCATCATGTATTGCATTTGAGAATTGGAAGCTTCCATTACCTCTTTCTCGGGATCTACGTTATTTCCGTCGGCTCTAACGGTGGTCAGATAATCTATGTTTGCCTTAGGCTTTACGGATTTATAATCTAATGGAGTAAAAAAGGAGATATGACGTTCGTCTTCGATCCTGGTCGGGATGGCTTTAGAAGCTTCTATCTTTTCTGACTCCAATGCTCTTTTGATCATGGATTCGAAAAGTACTTCACTTCTTTTAAAATGGGGAACATCCGCATTTGCGATATTGTCTGCGAGGACTTTTCTTTTCATAGAGGCGGCGTTCATTCCCTTCTCTAGTAAGTCCTGAGTCTTCATGAAATGTGTTTTTTGGAACATAAAGCTCTCCCATATAAAATTTCGGTTGAATTTCAAAATTCCCAAAGATAAAAAAAGAAATCTGGCCGAAAATTTCTCAGAAAAGGCTAGAAAAGGACTCGAATCGAAAATGGGTGAAAATTCGGAGATTATCGAGATCAAGCCGGAGCTGACTGCCCTTTTTAACGACTATTACGCATTTCGAAACCAGTTGATGGATGCAATTGCCAAAAAACCGGTTAAAATCGTCCTAGATCTAAGCAAAATTCCAGTAATGAATTCAATTTCTATCAGCTCCCTGGTTTGGTTTTGTAAAAATGCTAAGTTAGAAGGTATCAAAATCGATATAAGAGAGATACATCCCGATTTGATGAAAACTTTCGAAGTTCTCAAGATCGACGAATACTTTCAACGAATCTAAAGTTCACAAGTTAAGCTCTCTCAACCCTCACGCTTTCAGGTTCAAAGGCGTCGGGAATTCCCTGGACATCCTTACTATTCGGTATAGCTTGGTTTCCATGAAAAAAAATCTTTTTTCCTTAGCGGTCTTATCCTTACTCATAGGCTGTCAACCCCCTCTGCAGGAAAGAATCTTAGGTATATGGGAAAGAACTTCCGTTTGTACCGCAGATGGTCAGTGTAAAAATTCTGAGCCAGGCAAGGCTCCTAAACTTTCTATTTTCAGACCTGGACTTGCGATCTATGAAAATCCCGAAGATCCAGAAAACCAACGCAGAATTGAATATGAGTTTTATGAAAAAGAAACCAAATCCAGAGAGCCTGAACTTATATTTAGATTTTTGAACCTTGGCTTTGATATTCGTTATATCGTGAAAAAAGCGAATAAAGAAACTCTCGAATTATCTAATCCCGATCTGAACAATACCGAAATTTATAAAAAATTAGGTCCTGCTCCAGAATGATTATTAGTCGGAAGAAACTTTCTGCATTACTCCTAGGCTTTATACTTCTGTTAGGAGCCGGCCTAGGATCTAAGGAAACCGAAACTTCCGACGAAAACCAATCCATACTTGCCCCTTCTCCGGAAGGGGAATTACCTCTTCCCCCTCAACCAACCGACCAAAGCGAAGTTTCTAGAAGAAAATATCAGATCTTGGCTTTGAATACTGAGACAATTAATCTATTAAGATCCAATGCAATAGCGCGTGCCCAAGCAAATATAGAACGTTTGAAAAAATTGGATCCTGATTGTTTGGAATATCATTATCTGAATGGTGCGTATTTGTATGTGATTGGAAGATATCCCCAATCCAAAAAAGCACTTTTAAAAGCTGTGGAGATTAATCCAAGTCACGATCCATCCTATTATCTTCTTGGAATGATATTCGTAAGAAGAAGTAAATGGGAATCTTCAGTTCAATACTTCCAAAAAGCAGTGGAACTTGCGAATTATAATCCTTTTTACAGATTGAATATGGCTCTGGCTTATTTTGAAACAGGGCAATATTTAAAAGCAAAAGCTGAAGCGGAGAAGGGAATAGAACTAAAACCTAATTATAGAAATCTAAAGCTGATATTACTAAAAGTGAATTTTCTTTTAGGAAATAAAGCGGATGCTTTGGCTCAGTGTAAGGAATTTGCAAAAGAAGGTTTTGTTCATAGGGAATTCGCATATATCTACGCAAGACTCGCGATGGATATAGATAAAAATTTTCGTAAGGCGATCAAACTTTATAATCAGTTCCCGGATCTTCCTTTTAACGAAAAAAGATTTTTGGCCCACGCTTACTTTCATACTTCGAATTACAGGGCTTCTGCAAATATTTATTCAATCATTTCAGGTTCTAAAATACTTACGGAAGAAGATAGAATTAACTATCTCAGATCTTTAGTATATATTAAGGATTACAGAAGATTAGAAACTTTTGTAGCTTCTTGGATGTTAGAAGAACCAGAAAAAAAACTAAAGATCCAAGAAGCTTTGGATACTGCGGAACTTCTTAGAGAGAACGATCCGAAAGTGTATCATATGCTTCCTTCTCGTTCTCCGTATAACTGATCATTCAGCCATTTCTTCCTTTTTTGTAGGGAAGCGAAGAATATAAAAGATTACGCATGCACCTATTACTGCCATTCCGATGCGAACCGGTAATAGAGGAGCGAATACCGCACTCACTGTCATGGTAAGCACTATCGTAGAAACAGAGATAATCTTTGCTTTAAGTGGGATCGCTTTGTGGATTCTCCAATCTCTAATAAAACTTCCGAAATATTTATTATTCATCAGCCAGTTATAGAACTTCTGAGAAGCCCTCGCATAACAAGCCGCGGTTAGAAGTAAGAATGGAGTAGTAGGAAGGACCGGGGTGAAGATCCCGATAATCCCCAAAATCAAAGATATGGTTCCTATTATGATCAATAAATAACGAACGAATCCATATCTATGAAGTTTTACTTCGTGGCTATAATCCTTTTGTTCTGCCAATGGAATTCCTCTTGCTGAAGGTGTTTCGTTTTCAATTTGTGTTGAAAATAAAAAGGGAGGCTATCGCCTCCCTTTTGCAAGAATCATTTCCTGAATTTCTCGGAAAATTCTTATCAGGTATCCTTGAGTGCAGTCACGATCTCTTGGGTGGCTTTTTTACCATCTTGGAAATACATTAAGCAGTTTTCTTGGATGAAGAGTGGGTTAGGAACTCCTGCAAATCCTGGGCTCAAGGAACGTTTGATCACGATAATGGTTTTTGCTTTGTCCACATCTAAGATCGGCATTCCAGCGATTGGAGAGCCTGGATCTGTTTTTGCCAGAGGGTTAACCACGTCGTTTGCACCGTTGATGATCACTACGTCTACAGTATTGAAAGTAGGATTGATCTCATCCATTTCCTTCATTTTGTCGTAAGGAATATCAGCTTCTGCTAATAGAACGTTCATGTGACCAGGCATCCTTCCTGCAACTGGATGGATAGCGAACTCAACTTCGATATTTTTATCAGTAAGTTGGTTGTAAAGTTCGCGAACTGCGTGCTGGGCTTGAGCAACTGCCATTCCGTAACCAGGAACGATAACTACTCTTTGCGCCATATCCAGCAACATTGCCACTTCTTCTGCGGAAGTAGCTTTTGTTTTTCCAGTATAGATGTCCCCGGAATCTGCGGAAGAAGGAGCAGCGCCGAGCCCACCGAAAAGAACATTCGGAAGAGAACGGTTCATCGCCTTACACATGATCTGGGTAAGAAGGATACCGGAAGCTCCTACAAGAGATCCGGAGATGATAAGAACATTGTTTCCTAAAACGAATCCAGTTGCAGAAGCTGCAAGTCCTGAATAAGAGTTAAGAAGAGCGATTACCACCGGCATATCCGCTCCACCGATTGGAATTACTAATAGAATTCCAAGGATAGACGCTACTAGTACGATGTACCAGTACCACTCGATCTTAGTAGGCTCGGTTACGTTCAAATAACCTAAGTAAAGCGCACCAATTAAGAATAAAACTTTTACAATCTGGTCTCCGAAGTAACGAACCGATTTTTCAGAGATCAAACCTTGCAGTTTTCCAAAAGCGATCAAACTTCCTGTAAGAGTTACAGCTCCGATAATACCGGTTGCTGCAGTAGAGATTGTGAACTGAAGATCTGCAAGTTGTTTAGTATCATGACCAGGTTGTAGAATTTCCATTAAGGAGTTTCCACCAACTAAGAAGGAAGCAAGTCCTCCGAGTCCGTTCAGAAGCGCCACAAGCTGAGGCATTCCGGTCATTTCTACTTTAAGGGCGATAAAAGTTCCGATTCCAGTTCCAACTAGGAGAGCAGCACCGATAATGATGATATCGTTTTGATTGATAGTTCCGTATTCGAAGAATACTCCTACAATCGCTAGGAACATACCGAATGCTCCGGTAAAGTTTCCTTTTACTGCAGTTTTAGGATGAGAAAGTAACTTTAATCCAATGATAAAAAGGATACTTGAAACTAGATAAATGAGGTTGATATACGCTTTTTCCATTTATGTATTAATCCTTTTTCTTGAACATTCCCAACATACGGTGAGTTACTACGAACCCTCCAATTACGTTGACGGTTGCTGCAACGATCGCGATAAATCCTAATACTTGAATAATCCAATGATTTGTAGTATGAAGAGTTAAGATCGCTCCGATGACTGTAATCCCCGAAATGGCGTTAGAGCCTGACATAAGAGGGGTATGTAATAAAGGAGGAATACGGTTGATGACCTCGATTCCTACGAACACTGCGATTAAAAATATCGTCAGGTAGCTTACGAACTGTTCCATATTAGCTTCCTATGGACGGCGGCAGGGATAAATCCTCAAAACCGATGCCTTAAAATCTGTTCGTTCACTTTTCCGGGACGCCTGCTTCCTGAAAACCCTTTTTTCGAAGCAAGCAGGAGTCGCATTTTCCACAGGGTTTGCCTCCGACGGGATCATAGCAAGAATGAGTCATAGAGAACGGGACACCTAGTTTAGAACCCAATAACACGATCTCTTTTTTATCTAAGAACTGCAAAGGTGTGCAGATCTCAAGAGGATGACCTTCCGATCCTGTTTTGGTCCCAATGTGGATCGCGTCTGAATATGCTTTTATAAATTCAGGTCTACAATCCGGATAACCTGAATAATCCAAAGCATTCACACCAATATAGAGTCTTTGGGCTCCGATACCTTCTGCCAAAGAAACTCCGAAAGATAAAAACAAAATATTCCTACCAGGAACATAAGTGTTTGGGATCTCAGAATGACCTAAAGAATTTTTAGGCACCTTGATCTTCTTTTCGGTAAGAGAAGAACCTTGGAAAAATTCAGGATTCAATTTTTGGATTAGATGAGGAACTTCTAAAAGTTTTGTGATCTTTTTGGCAGATTTGAGTTCTTGTTTGTGTTTTTGATTATAATCGAATGAAAGAGCAATGGGAGAATAACCGTCTTGAATGGCTTGGTACAAACAAGTGGTTGAATCCAATCCACCTGAGAAAAGAACTACTGCTTTTGGATTTTTTGAATGAGATTTCGTTCGAACACCGTTCGACTTAGAAGAAGGACTCATTTTTTATTTCTCAGAAGGTCCGTTATAAACGCATGCGCTAGTGCAGGTTTCGTTTAAAGTGATCTTGTATAAAAGAGAAAGTTGAGGTTTTAGTTTTTTCCACAACCAGATGCTGATATTCTCACTGGTTGGATTTTCCAGACCTTCTATTTCGTTCAAAAGATAATGATCTAGATAGTTTTCGAGTAAAGGTTTCACAACCTTACTTACTTCGGCGAAGTCCATCAACCAACCTGTTTTTTCGTCCACCTTACCTTTCAGATGTAATTTGAAACGAAAGCTATGCCCATGCATCCTTCTGCACTTATGACCTTCCGGAACATTCGGTAAGAAGTGAGCGGCATCGAAACGAAATTCTTTGGTAAGTTCTATTTCTTCCATTTAGATGTTGGACGAATGGTTGATTCTGAAAAATGAAAGCCCGGTTTCGGAGTACCGATCCGGAAATACACGGACCGACTTTATTAAGTCGGTCTTAAGAAAGATCAGTAGCGGATTACTTTTTAACCAGTTCTTTCAGGATTTCCTGTTTTTTCTGGTCCTTCTGAAATTCGTTTAATACCAGCCACTCACGTTTGATTTGTTTCTCGTTAATACCTTTTGCTTCCGCGTATTTTTTGAGAAGTTTAGCTGTTTTTTGGTTCATACCAACCAAAATCCGGGTCGTTTCCCCACTGTCAAGTATAGAAGGTCCGTTACTGCGGGGAAGGGCTGACTCGTGAGGGTAATGCGGTTTTAAGCGGCGGATTATGTCTCTTTAAGATATCGCACTAAGTTGTAGGAGCTCCTACAGCTTAGTCATCAACATTCTTGGTAAGGGCATTCGGTGCCTGCGGGTTCAACTTCCACAGTTGCATGAGGGATATGGAATTCTTTAGTAATATTGCGGATCTTTTCTTTTAACTTCTGAGCTTGCGCGATAGAAGTTTCCTGAACACCAACATGAAGAGTAAGAACATGATAATCTCCATCCATGGACCAAAGATGAAGATCATGTACGGAGCGGACACCTTTCAATTTCAAGATACGGCTTTCTAATTCTTTTGTATCGATCCCTTCCGGAGAAGATTGAAGATGTAAAAGAAGTATCTTTCGTAAATTACGGAAGGATTGGATCCCGACCCAAAGTGAGATCGCGATAGATAACAGAGGATCTACCCAAGACCATCCGAATAAGATCAAAGCAATACTTCCGAAGAATACTGCAACCCATCCGAGTACATCTTCCAGAAGATGAAGAAATGCAGTCTTTGCATTTAGTCCGGAACTATTCTTTAATTTGAATAATGCCGCTCCGTTAACGATCACACCTAAAATTGAAAGACCTAACATTCCCCAACCATTCGGAGAACCTGGCTCGTTCAATTTAGTAATAGCAAAGAATAAGATCCCGAAAGATCCTAAAAATAGAACAAAAGAATTTACTAATGCAGCAGAAAGACTGAGTCTCCTGTACCCGAATGTGAAGGTTTGGTTCCTTGGTTTTGCAGCGATCTTTTGAAAGATCCAAGCAAGAGCTAAGAAGCCGCTGTCTCCCAGATCATGAAGAGAATCGGAAAGGATTGCCAAACTTTCAAAAAAATATCCACCTACAAATTCTATTCCCGCAAATCCAAAGTTTAATAAAAATGCGAATAAAAAAGCCCTGGAGTTTTCCGGCATTGAAGATGCATGAGGATCTCCCGAATGGGAATGAGAGTGTCCATGATGATCATCGTGAGAATGATGATGCCCTTGCATGAATCTAAAATAATGAAAGTATCAAAATTCTTCCAGTACCTTTTTTAGAAATTGGTTGCAGGATAACGGGTTCTCTTTATCGATAAGAGCTGGTATGAGTGAATCTTCAAAAGAACAAGAGCTTGAGATCATTGCAAAAGAAGTGGCGCCTTGCGTTCGATGCAAATTGAGTTCGACTCGGACCCAAACTGTTTTTGGAGAAGGGAATCCAAATGCAGATATTATGTTCATAGGAGAAGGTCCAGGCAAACAAGAGGACCTGACCGGCAGGCCATTTGTAGGAAAAGCAGGAGAATTATTAACTAGAATTATAGAAAGGGGGATGGGAGTTTCCAGAGACAGTGTTTATATCGCGAACGTAACTAAATGTAGACCCACCGTAGATCTAAAATTCGAAAAAGACAGACCTCCTGAGGATGACGAAGTAATCGCATGTTCCCCTTTTTTACTCAGGCAAATTTCCGTCATACAACCAAAGGTGATCATTACTTTAGGAAACCCTTCTACTAGATTCATTTTGAGAACGAAAGAAGGGATTACAAAACTCAGAGGGCATTGGGCAGATTTTCACGGGATCCCTGTTATGCCTACTTATCATCCAAGTTATGTAATTCGCAAC
This window encodes:
- a CDS encoding LIC10301 family lipoprotein, with amino-acid sequence MKKNLFSLAVLSLLIGCQPPLQERILGIWERTSVCTADGQCKNSEPGKAPKLSIFRPGLAIYENPEDPENQRRIEYEFYEKETKSREPELIFRFLNLGFDIRYIVKKANKETLELSNPDLNNTEIYKKLGPAPE
- a CDS encoding YbaN family protein; this encodes MAEQKDYSHEVKLHRYGFVRYLLIIIGTISLILGIIGIFTPVLPTTPFLLLTAACYARASQKFYNWLMNNKYFGSFIRDWRIHKAIPLKAKIISVSTIVLTMTVSAVFAPLLPVRIGMAVIGACVIFYILRFPTKKEEMAE
- the flgC gene encoding flagellar basal body rod protein FlgC, with the protein product MGLFSAVNISATGLSAQRLRMDVIGNNIANATTTRNTNGDGPFRRDRVILTPVNLRTKWKSPVYPFGLSPGEGKGVKVMKIEKDMSPLRLTYDPTHPDAIQIGPKKGYVEMPNVNIVTEMTDMISASRSYEANVQMINGSKAMFNKALEIGRA
- a CDS encoding STAS domain-containing protein; translation: MGENSEIIEIKPELTALFNDYYAFRNQLMDAIAKKPVKIVLDLSKIPVMNSISISSLVWFCKNAKLEGIKIDIREIHPDLMKTFEVLKIDEYFQRI
- the queD gene encoding 6-carboxytetrahydropterin synthase QueD encodes the protein MEEIELTKEFRFDAAHFLPNVPEGHKCRRMHGHSFRFKLHLKGKVDEKTGWLMDFAEVSKVVKPLLENYLDHYLLNEIEGLENPTSENISIWLWKKLKPQLSLLYKITLNETCTSACVYNGPSEK
- the fliE gene encoding flagellar hook-basal body complex protein FliE, with amino-acid sequence MNVDFNSKLWYNYNSGYSDSRFPLSPKGDKVSVKIDDQRHYGDVKEPVAPDYVAESFSEAMRNAFKSVNDLQVEADELTQKMVYDPNSVDAHEVMVASEKARVALTFTKTLADGVVRAYRDLTSMR
- the queC gene encoding 7-cyano-7-deazaguanine synthase QueC codes for the protein MSPSSKSNGVRTKSHSKNPKAVVLFSGGLDSTTCLYQAIQDGYSPIALSFDYNQKHKQELKSAKKITKLLEVPHLIQKLNPEFFQGSSLTEKKIKVPKNSLGHSEIPNTYVPGRNILFLSFGVSLAEGIGAQRLYIGVNALDYSGYPDCRPEFIKAYSDAIHIGTKTGSEGHPLEICTPLQFLDKKEIVLLGSKLGVPFSMTHSCYDPVGGKPCGKCDSCLLRKKGFQEAGVPEK
- the flgB gene encoding flagellar basal body rod protein FlgB gives rise to the protein MFQKTHFMKTQDLLEKGMNAASMKRKVLADNIANADVPHFKRSEVLFESMIKRALESEKIEASKAIPTRIEDERHISFFTPLDYKSVKPKANIDYLTTVRADGNNVDPEKEVMEASNSQMQYMMMVERMNANFRDLKNVMRLA
- a CDS encoding NAD(P) transhydrogenase subunit alpha, producing the protein MEQFVSYLTIFLIAVFVGIEVINRIPPLLHTPLMSGSNAISGITVIGAILTLHTTNHWIIQVLGFIAIVAATVNVIGGFVVTHRMLGMFKKKD
- a CDS encoding cation diffusion facilitator family transporter, whose product is MQGHHHSHDDHHGHSHSHSGDPHASSMPENSRAFLFAFLLNFGFAGIEFVGGYFFESLAILSDSLHDLGDSGFLALAWIFQKIAAKPRNQTFTFGYRRLSLSAALVNSFVLFLGSFGILFFAITKLNEPGSPNGWGMLGLSILGVIVNGAALFKLKNSSGLNAKTAFLHLLEDVLGWVAVFFGSIALILFGWSWVDPLLSIAISLWVGIQSFRNLRKILLLHLQSSPEGIDTKELESRILKLKGVRSVHDLHLWSMDGDYHVLTLHVGVQETSIAQAQKLKEKIRNITKEFHIPHATVEVEPAGTECPYQEC
- a CDS encoding uracil-DNA glycosylase, producing the protein MSESSKEQELEIIAKEVAPCVRCKLSSTRTQTVFGEGNPNADIMFIGEGPGKQEDLTGRPFVGKAGELLTRIIERGMGVSRDSVYIANVTKCRPTVDLKFEKDRPPEDDEVIACSPFLLRQISVIQPKVIITLGNPSTRFILRTKEGITKLRGHWADFHGIPVMPTYHPSYVIRNGGENSPLKRDVWEDIKKVLDRLDWKRPG
- a CDS encoding tetratricopeptide repeat protein; translation: MIISRKKLSALLLGFILLLGAGLGSKETETSDENQSILAPSPEGELPLPPQPTDQSEVSRRKYQILALNTETINLLRSNAIARAQANIERLKKLDPDCLEYHYLNGAYLYVIGRYPQSKKALLKAVEINPSHDPSYYLLGMIFVRRSKWESSVQYFQKAVELANYNPFYRLNMALAYFETGQYLKAKAEAEKGIELKPNYRNLKLILLKVNFLLGNKADALAQCKEFAKEGFVHREFAYIYARLAMDIDKNFRKAIKLYNQFPDLPFNEKRFLAHAYFHTSNYRASANIYSIISGSKILTEEDRINYLRSLVYIKDYRRLETFVASWMLEEPEKKLKIQEALDTAELLRENDPKVYHMLPSRSPYN
- a CDS encoding NAD(P)(+) transhydrogenase (Re/Si-specific) subunit beta encodes the protein MEKAYINLIYLVSSILFIIGLKLLSHPKTAVKGNFTGAFGMFLAIVGVFFEYGTINQNDIIIIGAALLVGTGIGTFIALKVEMTGMPQLVALLNGLGGLASFLVGGNSLMEILQPGHDTKQLADLQFTISTAATGIIGAVTLTGSLIAFGKLQGLISEKSVRYFGDQIVKVLFLIGALYLGYLNVTEPTKIEWYWYIVLVASILGILLVIPIGGADMPVVIALLNSYSGLAASATGFVLGNNVLIISGSLVGASGILLTQIMCKAMNRSLPNVLFGGLGAAPSSADSGDIYTGKTKATSAEEVAMLLDMAQRVVIVPGYGMAVAQAQHAVRELYNQLTDKNIEVEFAIHPVAGRMPGHMNVLLAEADIPYDKMKEMDEINPTFNTVDVVIINGANDVVNPLAKTDPGSPIAGMPILDVDKAKTIIVIKRSLSPGFAGVPNPLFIQENCLMYFQDGKKATQEIVTALKDT